The region GGGCCCTGGTGGGCGAGGCGCCCGGGAGGTTGCGCGGAGCGGTGGCGGCGGTGATGCCGGAGGTCGGTCCGGCGGCCGCGCTGATGATGCGAGCGGCGACGATGGCCGCGCTCGATACGCCAAAACTCCGGGCGCGCGGGATGGTGCATGCCACGCTGCTGGGGCCTCATGAGCTGGGGCGTGGCCTGGATCGGCTCGGGGCCTGGCGATGGGTAGGACCGGGCTGAGGTAGCCCCGGAGAGGGGAAACGTCGGCCTCGCAAAGCGAGGCCGACGCCGACGATCAGCGACCGAAGAGCGCGCGATCTTTGTAGTCGCGGTACTCCGGGGTCTCTTTGACCGGTTCCATCAGCGCTTCGTAGGCCTCGTCGCCGAGCTTCTCCTGGAGCGCCTGCTTGAGCTTGAAGGAGTCGGCCGGCCCGGCGATCGCGTAGAAGTCGACGAGCACGCGGGAGGCGGCTTCATCGCCGTCGTTATCACGCTCGGCGATCAGGGCTTCGACGATGGAGAGCGGGCGTTTGAGATCGATGGTGGTGCCGCTGGAGGGCTTGCGCACCTTGGCCGGGGCCGCTTTTTTGGCCGGGGCTTCGGTGGCGCGGGGCGCCGCGGGCTCTGCTTTTTTGGCCGGGGCCGCTTCGGCGGTCTCGGCGGCGGGCGCCGGCTGCGGGGGCGCCGGCGACGCGGCGGCTTCGGCGGGGGCGTCATCGGTGGAGGCGGTGTCGGCCACCGGGGAGCCCAGGGCCGCGCTCAAGAGCTCTAAGGCCATCTCGGAGTAGGTCTTGCCGAGACGATCGGCCATCGCTTTGACGCCTTCGACGACTTCGACGCCGTCGCGATCACTGGCCCGAACAACGAGTTGTGCTTTGTAAGCCATAACGTAAGAGCTCCATCGATGCTGCATTAAGTTCCATAGGCCGCACAGGGCCCGGGGCACGTGCCCTGAGGGAGTAGGCTGACAGGGCGTACCGAAAAAAGCGAGCCGTCCCCCCCGCTTAAGAGGGAAGAGGCACAGAAGGGTTGAGCCCGGAGATCACGGAGGCTCGCCGGTCCAACATGGCATATTTACGACGCTCTGGTCGATTTGAATAGGGGGGATTGGGGACGAGGTTTTTGGGAGTGTGACACGAGTTGCGCAACGCGAGCAGATCGATTAAGAAGATCGTCGCCTGAACCGTCGCAGCCGATCGTCATGTGATGCGCGGACTCCTGGCCTGTCGGGGCGTGGCGCAGCCTGGTAGCGCGCCTGCTTTGGGAGCAGGATGTCGCAGGTTCGAATCCTGCCGCCCCGACCTCGACCCGAAGCTCCCCCACCTGTGGGGAGCTTCGGGTCCTTTTTTGTACCAGGCGCTCGTAGCTCAGTTGGATAGAGCAACGGCCTTCTAAGCCGTGGGTCGCAGGTTCGAATCCTGCCGGGCGCGCTTTTAACACCACCATCATTGCGGGGGCTTGAGCTGGCCAGCGCGTGCTACGCGTGCGGGCTCGCCAGCTCTGCACACCCATCTGTTGCGGCGGGACGCAAATTTACACCCTCGCCGGGGCGGTGGTAACGTGCGCGGGAATGAAGTGAGCACGAGGGGAAACAAGCCTGCATCTTTTTGTGTGGGGGCGTTTTCTGTGGCGTGCGCCGAACGGCGATGTGGATGTGAAGCAAGGTGCAGGAGGCAGGTGATGATGTGGCGAGGATGGATGGTCCTGCTGGTGATCGCGCTGGCGGGGGGCTGCAAAGGGGAGCCGCCGGCGGCGGAGCCGGTGTCGCCAAAGGACGATGCGAACTCGGGTGACGTCGAGGTGAATGAGGGCGGCGCAGACGCTGAGGTGAATGAAGGCGACGCAGACGTTGAGGTGAATGAAGGCGACGCCGGAGAGCCGGGGAACGGAGGCATCGCGGGGCTGCACCCTCGTCAGGTGCTCTACGACGAAGATGGCGAAGCGGTGGAGGCGGTGGTGGTGGGGGGGCCTACTTATGGAAGTTTCGGGGCGCTTCAGGTGGGTGAGATTTGGGAGCCGGATAACGCGGTTTTGAGCTGCATCACCTCGCTTATCGTCGGGCCGGGGGGGCGCGTGCGTTCGGTTCCGTTGAATCTGGAGACCGGGGGGATGGAAGGGTGCGTCTTTTCCGCGGAGCACGTTGTTGTTTACCCATCGAGCGACTGCAGCGGTGAGCCGCATGTTAATGCTACCCAAAATAATTTTATCGTAAGTGTTGACGGCGTCATGATGCGAGCGGCCGGAGAGGTGATCGAGGTGGAGACGTATTCCAGGTGGTATGGTGGCGAGTGTTCAGCCCTGAGTATGCCGACCCGGCTTCTTCCTCTGGAAGCGCTCCCCTCGTGGCTTGCCAACGCGTTTCCGAACCCGCCCTATGAGGTGCGCCTGGAGTTTTGAGGGCGTGACCACAGGCCGCGCCTGCGCAGTACTGCGAGGGGGCGGCCCTTGTTCGACCTGTGCAGGTGTCTAGTGTTAAGCGGCCCGAAGCGATATGAAGACCTCTTTCCCCCGGAGTTATGATGCTGCATTCCAAAGCCAAATCTTCGCCGACCACCGATGAAAACGTCGAGATGATCGAGATCTACGCCTCCTCCAACTTCGCCGAGATGGAGTTCCTGACCGACATGTTCGACGAGGAATCCATCGGGTACTTAACCCGGGAGATGGAGATGTCGATGATGCCGGTGCACGTGGGCGGCCACGACGAGGTGCGCCTGGCGGTGGAGGCCGGTCGCGTGGAGCAGGCGCGGGGCCTGATTCAACAGGCCATCGTCGATGAGGCGATCCCGGGCGACGGGCACTTCATTGAGCACGAAGAGTGAGTGCGGCCCGGGGGGGAGGCGCTCAGCCAAAGAGCTGCGCGGCGAGTTCGGTGGCGAAGAGCTCGCGCATGGGCGCCAGGGTGCGGGTGGAGGTTATCAGCGAGAGGGTGCGCGCGTAGCGCGCGCGCTTGGTCTGCCAGGGCACCCGGAGATCGGGCTGGCGAGCGATGAGCTCGCCAGCGTCGGGCTCGCCATCCAGATCGCGGGCGTCGATGAAGTCCAGCGCGTGGAACTCCAGATCGAAGTAGGTCGGGAAGCTCGCCTCCACCAGCGGCCAGAGGCGCTCCAGTCCCGGGGCGTCGAGCAGGTGCAGACTGGTGCCAATGAGCGGGAAGCTGCCCGCGGGCAACACGGCTACGGGCACCTCCCAGTAGCGGGGCTCGGTGGGCGTGGGGTTCGGGCGCCAGAAGCGCTCCAGGTCCGGTGCGTAGGGGGCCCGCGGCGCGCGAAGCGCGCGCGGGTCGGTACGATCGCTGCGGCTGGGCTCGCCGCGTAACGTGCGCCAGCCCATCACCGCCGCTTTGGCCAGCCAGTAGGGACCGCAGCCAAAGACCGAGCTGTCGTAGCGATGCCCCAGCGCGTGGGAAGTCTGCAGCAGGGTCGAGCTCAGGTTATACCCCGGCGTGCGAAAGCCCACCGGGCGCGGGGCGCCGGCGTCTTCGATCGCATCATCGCAGCGGCGCAGCTGCTCCGAAATCACCTGCGGGTCGCGGCGCCGCAGGTCGTAGAAATGATCGTAGGTGTGATTCGCCGCCTCATGCCCCGCTTCCACCGCCTCGGCTAGCAGCGTGCGATGCGCCTCCTGCTCCAGATCTCGCCCCACTACAAAGAGCGTGGCGCGAAGGTCATGCTCCGCAAACAGGTCGAGCAGGCGGCGCACGCCTACCCGCCAGGTCACGTCGCCCCGGGGGTCAACGTCCTGCGGGGGCAGCCCGTGGATCTGGCGGTAGCAGAGGAGCGCATCCAGATCGACGGAGATCGAGGCGCGGGCGCTCATCGGTTGGTGACGCGAATCACCCAGACCAGGCGGCCCAGGTTCTTGAGCACGTTGGGCACGCGGCGCACCAGGTGGATCGAGGGCTGGCGCTTCTCGACGATGTGCACCGGGATCTCGGTCATGCGGAAGTTCATGCGCTCGGCGCGGATGACGAACTCGCTGGCGAAGAGATCGCGGTCGACCACGCAGCGGTCGATCACCTCGAGCAGGCGCTGGCGCCGAAACGCTTTGAGCCCGTGAGTGTCGGTGCCGTGGAAGCCCAAAAAGATGCGGAAGAGGCCGTTGAGCACCCGGGTGGCCATCCGGCGGAAGGCCGGGCGGTGGTCCAGGGAGCGATCCAGCGCCTTGCTGCCGACCACCAGGTCAAAGCCTTCCCCCTCGATCTTCTCCAGCGCGCGGGCGTAGAAGTCGGTGTCGCAGAGGTCGATCTCATCGCAGAGTACGATCTCTCCGCGGGCTTCCATGATGCCCCGGCGCATGGCCAGCCCGTAGTTGGGCTCATCGCTGTGGAGCACACGCAGTCTGGGGAAGCGCTCCTGAAGTGACTTCGCCAGCGCCACGGTGTTATCCGAGGAGCCGTTCTCGCTCAAAATCAGCTCGTAGCTGCGCGTGTTCAGACGAGGATCGGCGGCGATGTTAGCGGTCAACTCCTCGACGGAGGACTCAAGGATGAGCTCCTCGTTGTAGACGGGGATGACAATCGAGAGTTCAACGTCCGGAGAGACTTCTGGGTTCGACATGGGGCACACAGCGTAAGAGGGTGGGTAAGATCAGGTGGTGGAGTTGGTGTTCTGCGCGCGGATCCAGCGCCAGATGGTGTAGACCATGCCCATGTTGAAGAGGGCGACCACCGCCGCGATGACGTACAAAAAGAAGCCCTCGCCAGGAGGCTGCTTCAGACCAAGGTAGATGGGCACTCCCGCGGGCAAGAGCATGGCGAAGAGGCCCGCGGCCAACGAGGCGTACCCGGGAGGTTTGCCTGGTGCGGGGTTCTGGGCGTCGATGGGTTCGGGTGTGGATTCGGACATAGAAAACTCCTGGGGGCCAGCAGCGGCGCAGGATAACGATTGTGGCAGGCCGTCGCAACGCCACCGGGGGATGTGGCGCGCGTTTGCCCGAAACGCCCCCTGTGGTAAGGGTTGTGCGCTTGAAAGTCGAGCCCTTTTAACCCCCCCGAAGTCCTTGAAATCAGACCCTAAAGAGCACACCCGGGAAGACGTGGAGGCGGCGTCTTATCGCTTTCTGGCGCGTCGCGACCACGCCCGTGGCGAGCTGCGCCAGAAGCTGGAGCGCTACGACTTCGACCCGGCGTTGGTGGAAGATGTGCTCGACGAGCTCGAAGCGCGGCGCTATCTCGACGACGCACGCTTTGCCCGCACCCAGGCAGCACTGCTGGCCCAGCGCGGCTGGGGACCGGCGCAGATCGCGCATCGGCTGCGCCAGCGCGGCGTCGACGCGGCGGTGGTCGAGCCGGTGCTCGACGAGTTGGCCGAGGAGGAGCCCTGGCCCCGACGCGCGGCGCACTACTTTGAGGGAAAATTCGGGGCGCCCGGGCAGTTAGAGGATCGTGCGCAGAAGCGGGCCTTTCGTCATATGGTCTACCGCGGCTATGCCCCCGGGCTTGTGCGCCGGCTGCTCTTTGACGGCTGAGCGCGCCTGGGCCGGGGCTGTCATCCAGACCCATTGTGTTGTTGAGGCGGCGCCGGCTGTGCCGCCTCGTTCCTTTTAAGGAGGCTCTCCAGAGACCTCCGACCTACGCAGGACCTCAAGATGTTGAGCACGTTGTCTCTCGGGTTTGTGCTGGCGCTGGCTTCGGCGAGCTGCTGGGCGGTGTTGGATATCTCCCGCAAGAAGTTGGGTGGGACGATGAGCGCGACCGGCGCGGTGGCCGGTCTGATGCTCCTGCAGGTGCTATACGCCAACCCGGTGTTGCTCGCCGGCAGCCTCACCACGGTGGAGGGGCCCCTGGGGGAGTCGCTGATGGCGGGATACCCCTCGGTGCCCCTGAAGTATGCTTTGCCAGCCTCGGGAGCGGTGCTGCTCAACATGGTGGCGAACTTTCTCTTTCTGCGCGCCGTGCAGATTTCGCCGCTGAGCCTGACGACGCCCTACCTGGCGTTTACGCCGGTGTTCACGGCGGTGACCGGCTTGATCTTTCTGGGCCAGGCGCCCTCGGGGGCCGGCTGGGCGGGCATCGTGATCGTGTGCCTGGGGGCGTTCTTTATGAACCCGGGCAACAAAGAGGACGGGCCGCTGGCCCCCTTGAAGGCGCTGTGGACCGAGCGCGGCAGCTTTTTCATGCTGATTGTGGCCATGATCTGGAGCTTTACCCCGATCCTGGACAAGAGCGCCGCCGAGATGACCAGCCCCCTCTTCCATACGATGGTGCTGGCCGGAGGCGTGGGGACCATCTTTGCGCTGAGCCGCCGGGTGCGCGATGGCAGCTTCGGGCCGCTGATTGGCGAGTTTAAGTCCACGCCACGCTGGCTGGCCCTGGGCGGGTTGTTTGCGGTGGGTGCGATGGCCTTTCAGCT is a window of Lujinxingia litoralis DNA encoding:
- a CDS encoding glycosyltransferase family 2 protein translates to MSNPEVSPDVELSIVIPVYNEELILESSVEELTANIAADPRLNTRSYELILSENGSSDNTVALAKSLQERFPRLRVLHSDEPNYGLAMRRGIMEARGEIVLCDEIDLCDTDFYARALEKIEGEGFDLVVGSKALDRSLDHRPAFRRMATRVLNGLFRIFLGFHGTDTHGLKAFRRQRLLEVIDRCVVDRDLFASEFVIRAERMNFRMTEIPVHIVEKRQPSIHLVRRVPNVLKNLGRLVWVIRVTNR
- a CDS encoding polysaccharide deacetylase family protein encodes the protein MSARASISVDLDALLCYRQIHGLPPQDVDPRGDVTWRVGVRRLLDLFAEHDLRATLFVVGRDLEQEAHRTLLAEAVEAGHEAANHTYDHFYDLRRRDPQVISEQLRRCDDAIEDAGAPRPVGFRTPGYNLSSTLLQTSHALGHRYDSSVFGCGPYWLAKAAVMGWRTLRGEPSRSDRTDPRALRAPRAPYAPDLERFWRPNPTPTEPRYWEVPVAVLPAGSFPLIGTSLHLLDAPGLERLWPLVEASFPTYFDLEFHALDFIDARDLDGEPDAGELIARQPDLRVPWQTKRARYARTLSLITSTRTLAPMRELFATELAAQLFG
- a CDS encoding EamA family transporter, producing the protein MLSTLSLGFVLALASASCWAVLDISRKKLGGTMSATGAVAGLMLLQVLYANPVLLAGSLTTVEGPLGESLMAGYPSVPLKYALPASGAVLLNMVANFLFLRAVQISPLSLTTPYLAFTPVFTAVTGLIFLGQAPSGAGWAGIVIVCLGAFFMNPGNKEDGPLAPLKALWTERGSFFMLIVAMIWSFTPILDKSAAEMTSPLFHTMVLAGGVGTIFALSRRVRDGSFGPLIGEFKSTPRWLALGGLFAVGAMAFQLSAYAFIDVAYVETVKRAVGVSAAIAAGYFFFGERNIRRRLVGAAVMCVGVAMILLAG
- a CDS encoding regulatory protein RecX; translated protein: MKSDPKEHTREDVEAASYRFLARRDHARGELRQKLERYDFDPALVEDVLDELEARRYLDDARFARTQAALLAQRGWGPAQIAHRLRQRGVDAAVVEPVLDELAEEEPWPRRAAHYFEGKFGAPGQLEDRAQKRAFRHMVYRGYAPGLVRRLLFDG
- a CDS encoding putative signal transducing protein is translated as MLHSKAKSSPTTDENVEMIEIYASSNFAEMEFLTDMFDEESIGYLTREMEMSMMPVHVGGHDEVRLAVEAGRVEQARGLIQQAIVDEAIPGDGHFIEHEE